In Calonectris borealis chromosome Z, bCalBor7.hap1.2, whole genome shotgun sequence, a single genomic region encodes these proteins:
- the COX7C gene encoding cytochrome c oxidase subunit 7C, mitochondrial, with translation MLAAGVRRFTTSALRRSHYEDGPGKNLPFSVDNKWRLLALMCGFFGSGFVAPFVIVRHQLLKK, from the exons ATGCTGGCTGCCGGTGTCCGCAGGTTTACCACCTCCGCCCTTCGCAGGAGCCACTATGAGGACGGTCCTGGAAAG aaCCTTCCATTTTCTGTGGACAACAAATGGCGATTACTCGCACTAATGTGTGGATTCTTTGGAAGTGGATTTGTCGCCCCTTTTGTTATAGTCAGACACCAGCTTCTTAAGAAATGA